Proteins encoded by one window of Hylaeus volcanicus isolate JK05 chromosome 7, UHH_iyHylVolc1.0_haploid, whole genome shotgun sequence:
- the LOC128879545 gene encoding PAN2-PAN3 deadenylation complex catalytic subunit PAN2 isoform X1 codes for MDYPVLGHYDLTVEATVESGGDEQELLWEETNYVLSNEEYVPAAEQFGEDFAGAEFHETRTLLADGGDRFGVSTATFDAVEELMWMGNQGGHVTSYFGSGLQKYTSFQVHATQEVRHIHPLDEGILILTQSLLRCQLRRGIPIFTHTSPNMIDMQCMLQISPTRLLMGGHQEKIIDFNLTRGKETGLVNVGESGCAILRQHSRLVCAGNPAGRIDLRDPNTLSIEHTFDTHSGSLSDFDVQGNYLVTCGFSNSRQGLSVDRFLMAYDLRQMRALSPVTTVVYPLLLKFLPSYSSRLAVVSPLGQMQLLDTIYANVQPSMTCLYQVATGGAMILSFDVSSTSQCLCFGDSAGSIHLMSTNTPEPQFNTFSRPTEFADPVETIQPISFDDDITPLSTIPIVYTGHPLLSDWPEEYLKKIYRKTPSIDPEILRTMKMQGTIGYAPNPQAFRRNQIPYNLEKRRGVVAKLFAGDSRSKTDDGTFVAIPKRYRKIEVKYSRLGYDEFDFDQYNRTSFCGLEATLPNSYCNAMLQLLYYCEPVRIALLSHSCQREFCLSCELGFLFHMLDTSRGLPCQAANFLRAFRTVPEAAALGLILSDLHPEAKRKTNLIRLIQSWNRFILHQIHYEILETRKRQQEEEEAARLKSGPKCPPFVYNEQDFPSILQDIGSRYRSHDEERKKRRKQDEDGKYVWITSKDKNNKKSIEENEVRDEETEISRLFGSEQMHIHRCLKCRQEATKHSIMLLCNLVYPELLHPSEEVPFTSVLARSLRPEKITPAWCDNCQKFTPTLQSRQLTKLPQILALNCGLDTQQDKVFWQTQMDIVVQKVLSGKESSPSSSPVPITVKPCRYGNNCTRIGCRFRHVGRDSENVSTSPITPPSTTTPTVTPPSHLYYSHSWIPHNIEISLSNNGELSVEKINSPKGPSTESNKSNEESIVENGQGDSKLQENSESHGTDSEGKEVENHVTSGLDNGDGESANATDESSNKVNKMQYSLSAVVCYIDDKSNEDRRNIVALLQVGPHYHERSTGSAVSQWYILNDFCISAVTPHEAVWFNLDWKVPCVLHYTAVPAPEPAPFVSPLTYDVFGEDKCIARSGGTRGITFTPLTSDEMPKKGELVGIDAEFVTLNQEESELRSDGKMSTIKPSHMSVARITCIRGQGPLEGTPFIDDYISTQEQVVDYLTKFSGIQPGDLDANFSSKHLTTLKSTYQKLRFLVDNGIIFVGHGLKNDFRVINLVVPPEQIVDTVLLFHLPHHRMVSLRFLTWHFLGKKIQSETHDSTEDARAALELYRKYKELESSGKLAESLKELYHVGSQLQWKVPDS; via the exons gggaagaaacaaattatgtCTTATCCAATGAGGAATATGTACCTGCAGCTGAGCAATTCGGAGAAGATTTTGCTGGAGCTGAATTTCATGAAACTCGTACTTTACTTGCCGATGGGGGGGATAGATTTGGAGTTTCCACTGCTACTTTCGATGCTGTCGAAGAACTTATGTGGATGGGAAATCAAGGG GGACATGTAACATCATACTTTGGATCAGGTTTACAAAAGTATACCTCATTCCAAGTGCATGCTACACAAGAAGTTCGACATATTCATCCGTTAGATGAGGGAATTTTAATCCTGACACAAAGTTTGTTAAGATGTCAATTGCGAAGAGGCATACCAATATTTACACACAC gTCACCAAATATGATAGACATGCAATGTATGCTTCAAATTTCACCAACGAGGCTACTTATGGGAGGGCACCAGGAAAagataattgattttaatctTACCAGAGGAAAAGAGACTGGATTA GTAAATGTAGGAGAAAGTGGTTGTGCAATTTTAAGGCAGCATAGTAGACTTGTATGTGCTGGTAATCCTGCAGGAAGGATTGATCTCAGGGATCCAAATACATTATCAATAGAACATACTTTCGATACTCATAGCGGTTCTCTCAGTGATTTTGATGTTCAAGGAAATTACCTTGTCACCTGTGGTTTTAGTAACAG TCGTCAAGGCCTTTCAGTAGATCGATTCTTAATGGCATACGACTTGAGACAAATGAGAGCATTGAGTCCTGTCACAACTGTAGTATATCCCCTTTTATTGAAGTTCCTACCCAGTTATTCAAGTCGTTTAGCCGTCGTATCACCATTGGGACAAATGCAACTTCTTGATACTATCTATGCTAATGTACAACCATCCATGACATGCTTGTATCAG GTTGCTACTGGTGGTGCTATGATATTATCATTTGATGTATCATCTACATCTCAATGCCTTTGCTTTGGAGATTCAGCAGGTTCTATACATCTTATGTCTACAAATACACCAGAGCCTCAATTTAATACTTTCTCTCG GCCAACAGAATTCGCTGATCCTGTTGAAACAATTCAGCCTATATCATTTGATGATGATATTACACCGCTAAGTACAATACCTATTGTTTATACTGGGCATCCGTTATTAAGTGATTGgccagaagaatatttaaaaaaaatctatag GAAAACACCATCAATTGATCCTGAGATTCTGCGTACAATGAAGATGCAAGGAACAATAGGCTATGCACCAAATCCTCAGGCGTTCCGCAGAAATCAA ATACCTTACAATTTGGAAAAACGACGTGGCGTAGTTGCAAAGCTTTTCGCGGGGGACTCACGATCTAAAACAGATGACGGCACATTTGTAGCTATACCAAAACGTTATCGTAAAATTGAGGTAAAATACTCACGTTTGGGTTACGATGAGTTTGATTTTGATCAATATAATCGCACCAGCTTCTGTGGCTTGGAAGCTACACTTCCTAATAGTTATTGTAATGCTATGTTGCAG TTACTGTACTATTGCGAACCTGTGAGGATAGCATTGCTTTCTCACTCGTGCCAAAGAGAATTCTGCCTCTCTTGCGAGCTAGGATTCTTGTTTCATATGTTAGACACGTCACGAGGATTGCCTTGCCAGGCTGCTAATTTTCTTCGAGCTTTTAGGACGGTCCCAGAAGCGGCAGCTTTGGGACTCATATTAAGTGATCTACATCCAGAAgctaaaagaaaaacgaatttGATTAGACTGATACAA AGTTGGAACAGGTTTATTCTGCACCAAattcattatgaaatattagaaacaagaaaacggcagcaagaagaggaagaagcgGCTCGCCTTAAGTCGGGTCCCAAATGTCCACCATTTGTTTATAACGAGCAAGACTTTCCTAGTATTTTACAGGACATCGGTTCTCGGTATAGAAGTCACGAtgaagagaggaaaaaaaggaggaagcAAGATGAGGATGGTAAATATGTGTGGATCACATCGAAAG ATAAGAACAACAAAAAATCTATTGAAGAGAATGAAGTGCGAGATGAAGAGACAGAGATCAGTCGCCTGTTTGGGTCTGAACAAATGCATATACACCGCTGTCTCAAATGTAGGCAAGAAGCTACAAAACATTCCATCATGTTGCTGTGTAACTTAGTTTATCCAGAATTGTTGCACCCTT CAGAGGAGGTTCCGTTTACGAGTGTTCTTGCCCGCAGTTTAAGACCCGAGAAAATTACACCTGCATGGTGTGACAATTGTCAAAAATTTACACCCACTCTCCAATCTCGACAATTGACTAAATTACCTCAAATATTGGCTCTGAACTGTGGTTTAGATACACAGCAG gATAAAGTATTTTGGCAAACTCAGATGGATATTGTTGTACAAAAAGTATTAAGTGGGAAAGAAAGCAGTCCATCTTCAAGTCCCGTCCCTATTACCGTAAAGCCCTGTCGATACGGTAACAATTGTACTCGAATTGGTTGTAGATTCAGACACGTTGGTAGAGATTCAG AAAATGTATCAACGTCGCCCATTACACCACCCTCAACGACTACTCCTACCGTAACACCACCCAGTCACTTGTACTATTCGCATTCATGGATTCCACACAATATCGAGATTTCTCTGAGCAACAATGGTGAATTATCCGtggaaaaaattaacagtCCAAAGGGTCCTTCTACTGAAAGTAATAAGTCCAACGAGGAGTCCATAGTAGAAAATGGCCAGGGTGATAGCAAGCTGCAGGAAAACTCAGAGAGTCATGGAACAGATTCTGAAGGGAAAGAAGTAGAGAATCACGTGACCTCGGGACTAGATAATGGGGATGGAGAAAGCGCAAATGCGACCGATGAAAGttcaaataaagtaaacaaaatgcAGTACAGTCTCAGTGCCGTTGTTTGTTACATCGATGACAAAAGCAACGAAGATAGGAGGAACATTGTTGCATTGCTGCAAGTCGGACCACATTATCACGAAAGATCAACCGGCAGTGCAGTGTCGCAGTGGTATATCTTGAATGACTTTTG TATATCAGCTGTAACACCTCACGAGGCAGTTTGGTTCAATCTTGATTGGAAAGTCCCCTGTGTACTTCATTATACGGCGGTGCCAGCACCTGAGCCAGCACCTTTCGTTAGTCCACTTACGTATGATGTTTTTGGGGAAGACAAATGCATCGCTCGTAGTGGAGGAACAAGGGGCATCACATTTACTCCCCTAACATCTGACGAAATGCCGAAAAAAG GAGAATTGGTAGGAATCGATGCCGAATTCGTTACTTTGAATCAAGAAGAGTCTGAGCTTCGAAGCGATGGGAAAATGTCTACTATAAAACCGAGTCATATGTCGGTTGCACGTATCACTTGCATTCGAGG GCAAGGTCCTTTGGAAGGCACTCCCTTCATAGATGATTATATAAGCACTCAAGAACAGGTGGTTGATTACTTGACGAAGTTCAGTGGTATTCAACCTGGCGATTTGGATGCTAATTTCAGTAGTAAACATCTGACTACGCTCAAGTCGACGTATCAGAAGTTGCGATTCTTGGTCGACAATGGAATTATATTCGTGGGCCATGGcctaaaaaatgattttag AGTGATAAATTTAGTTGTACCGCCAGAGCAGATCGTAGATACGGTATTGCTCTTTCATTTACCTCATCATCGCATGGTGTCATTGCGATTTTTAACATGGCACTTTTTGGGTAAAAAGATTCAGTCTGAAACACACGATTCGACCGAGGATGCACGTGCAGCGCTTGAATTGTATCGCAAATACAAGGAGCTTGAAAGCTCTGGCAAGTTGGCCGAATCGTTGAAAGAGCTTTACCATGTTGGCAGTCAGCTACAGTGGAAA GTTCCGGACAGCTGA
- the LOC128879545 gene encoding PAN2-PAN3 deadenylation complex catalytic subunit PAN2 isoform X2 encodes MDYPVLGHYDLTVEATVESGGDEQELLWEETNYVLSNEEYVPAAEQFGEDFAGAEFHETRTLLADGGDRFGVSTATFDAVEELMWMGNQGGHVTSYFGSGLQKYTSFQVHATQEVRHIHPLDEGILILTQSLLRCQLRRGIPIFTHTSPNMIDMQCMLQISPTRLLMGGHQEKIIDFNLTRGKETGLVNVGESGCAILRQHSRLVCAGNPAGRIDLRDPNTLSIEHTFDTHSGSLSDFDVQGNYLVTCGFSNSRQGLSVDRFLMAYDLRQMRALSPVTTVVYPLLLKFLPSYSSRLAVVSPLGQMQLLDTIYANVQPSMTCLYQVATGGAMILSFDVSSTSQCLCFGDSAGSIHLMSTNTPEPQFNTFSRPTEFADPVETIQPISFDDDITPLSTIPIVYTGHPLLSDWPEEYLKKIYRKTPSIDPEILRTMKMQGTIGYAPNPQAFRRNQIPYNLEKRRGVVAKLFAGDSRSKTDDGTFVAIPKRYRKIEVKYSRLGYDEFDFDQYNRTSFCGLEATLPNSYCNAMLQLLYYCEPVRIALLSHSCQREFCLSCELGFLFHMLDTSRGLPCQAANFLRAFRTVPEAAALGLILSDLHPEAKRKTNLIRLIQSWNRFILHQIHYEILETRKRQQEEEEAARLKSGPKCPPFVYNEQDFPSILQDIGSRYRSHDEERKKRRKQDEDDKNNKKSIEENEVRDEETEISRLFGSEQMHIHRCLKCRQEATKHSIMLLCNLVYPELLHPSEEVPFTSVLARSLRPEKITPAWCDNCQKFTPTLQSRQLTKLPQILALNCGLDTQQDKVFWQTQMDIVVQKVLSGKESSPSSSPVPITVKPCRYGNNCTRIGCRFRHVGRDSENVSTSPITPPSTTTPTVTPPSHLYYSHSWIPHNIEISLSNNGELSVEKINSPKGPSTESNKSNEESIVENGQGDSKLQENSESHGTDSEGKEVENHVTSGLDNGDGESANATDESSNKVNKMQYSLSAVVCYIDDKSNEDRRNIVALLQVGPHYHERSTGSAVSQWYILNDFCISAVTPHEAVWFNLDWKVPCVLHYTAVPAPEPAPFVSPLTYDVFGEDKCIARSGGTRGITFTPLTSDEMPKKGELVGIDAEFVTLNQEESELRSDGKMSTIKPSHMSVARITCIRGQGPLEGTPFIDDYISTQEQVVDYLTKFSGIQPGDLDANFSSKHLTTLKSTYQKLRFLVDNGIIFVGHGLKNDFRVINLVVPPEQIVDTVLLFHLPHHRMVSLRFLTWHFLGKKIQSETHDSTEDARAALELYRKYKELESSGKLAESLKELYHVGSQLQWKVPDS; translated from the exons gggaagaaacaaattatgtCTTATCCAATGAGGAATATGTACCTGCAGCTGAGCAATTCGGAGAAGATTTTGCTGGAGCTGAATTTCATGAAACTCGTACTTTACTTGCCGATGGGGGGGATAGATTTGGAGTTTCCACTGCTACTTTCGATGCTGTCGAAGAACTTATGTGGATGGGAAATCAAGGG GGACATGTAACATCATACTTTGGATCAGGTTTACAAAAGTATACCTCATTCCAAGTGCATGCTACACAAGAAGTTCGACATATTCATCCGTTAGATGAGGGAATTTTAATCCTGACACAAAGTTTGTTAAGATGTCAATTGCGAAGAGGCATACCAATATTTACACACAC gTCACCAAATATGATAGACATGCAATGTATGCTTCAAATTTCACCAACGAGGCTACTTATGGGAGGGCACCAGGAAAagataattgattttaatctTACCAGAGGAAAAGAGACTGGATTA GTAAATGTAGGAGAAAGTGGTTGTGCAATTTTAAGGCAGCATAGTAGACTTGTATGTGCTGGTAATCCTGCAGGAAGGATTGATCTCAGGGATCCAAATACATTATCAATAGAACATACTTTCGATACTCATAGCGGTTCTCTCAGTGATTTTGATGTTCAAGGAAATTACCTTGTCACCTGTGGTTTTAGTAACAG TCGTCAAGGCCTTTCAGTAGATCGATTCTTAATGGCATACGACTTGAGACAAATGAGAGCATTGAGTCCTGTCACAACTGTAGTATATCCCCTTTTATTGAAGTTCCTACCCAGTTATTCAAGTCGTTTAGCCGTCGTATCACCATTGGGACAAATGCAACTTCTTGATACTATCTATGCTAATGTACAACCATCCATGACATGCTTGTATCAG GTTGCTACTGGTGGTGCTATGATATTATCATTTGATGTATCATCTACATCTCAATGCCTTTGCTTTGGAGATTCAGCAGGTTCTATACATCTTATGTCTACAAATACACCAGAGCCTCAATTTAATACTTTCTCTCG GCCAACAGAATTCGCTGATCCTGTTGAAACAATTCAGCCTATATCATTTGATGATGATATTACACCGCTAAGTACAATACCTATTGTTTATACTGGGCATCCGTTATTAAGTGATTGgccagaagaatatttaaaaaaaatctatag GAAAACACCATCAATTGATCCTGAGATTCTGCGTACAATGAAGATGCAAGGAACAATAGGCTATGCACCAAATCCTCAGGCGTTCCGCAGAAATCAA ATACCTTACAATTTGGAAAAACGACGTGGCGTAGTTGCAAAGCTTTTCGCGGGGGACTCACGATCTAAAACAGATGACGGCACATTTGTAGCTATACCAAAACGTTATCGTAAAATTGAGGTAAAATACTCACGTTTGGGTTACGATGAGTTTGATTTTGATCAATATAATCGCACCAGCTTCTGTGGCTTGGAAGCTACACTTCCTAATAGTTATTGTAATGCTATGTTGCAG TTACTGTACTATTGCGAACCTGTGAGGATAGCATTGCTTTCTCACTCGTGCCAAAGAGAATTCTGCCTCTCTTGCGAGCTAGGATTCTTGTTTCATATGTTAGACACGTCACGAGGATTGCCTTGCCAGGCTGCTAATTTTCTTCGAGCTTTTAGGACGGTCCCAGAAGCGGCAGCTTTGGGACTCATATTAAGTGATCTACATCCAGAAgctaaaagaaaaacgaatttGATTAGACTGATACAA AGTTGGAACAGGTTTATTCTGCACCAAattcattatgaaatattagaaacaagaaaacggcagcaagaagaggaagaagcgGCTCGCCTTAAGTCGGGTCCCAAATGTCCACCATTTGTTTATAACGAGCAAGACTTTCCTAGTATTTTACAGGACATCGGTTCTCGGTATAGAAGTCACGAtgaagagaggaaaaaaaggaggaagcAAGATGAGGATG ATAAGAACAACAAAAAATCTATTGAAGAGAATGAAGTGCGAGATGAAGAGACAGAGATCAGTCGCCTGTTTGGGTCTGAACAAATGCATATACACCGCTGTCTCAAATGTAGGCAAGAAGCTACAAAACATTCCATCATGTTGCTGTGTAACTTAGTTTATCCAGAATTGTTGCACCCTT CAGAGGAGGTTCCGTTTACGAGTGTTCTTGCCCGCAGTTTAAGACCCGAGAAAATTACACCTGCATGGTGTGACAATTGTCAAAAATTTACACCCACTCTCCAATCTCGACAATTGACTAAATTACCTCAAATATTGGCTCTGAACTGTGGTTTAGATACACAGCAG gATAAAGTATTTTGGCAAACTCAGATGGATATTGTTGTACAAAAAGTATTAAGTGGGAAAGAAAGCAGTCCATCTTCAAGTCCCGTCCCTATTACCGTAAAGCCCTGTCGATACGGTAACAATTGTACTCGAATTGGTTGTAGATTCAGACACGTTGGTAGAGATTCAG AAAATGTATCAACGTCGCCCATTACACCACCCTCAACGACTACTCCTACCGTAACACCACCCAGTCACTTGTACTATTCGCATTCATGGATTCCACACAATATCGAGATTTCTCTGAGCAACAATGGTGAATTATCCGtggaaaaaattaacagtCCAAAGGGTCCTTCTACTGAAAGTAATAAGTCCAACGAGGAGTCCATAGTAGAAAATGGCCAGGGTGATAGCAAGCTGCAGGAAAACTCAGAGAGTCATGGAACAGATTCTGAAGGGAAAGAAGTAGAGAATCACGTGACCTCGGGACTAGATAATGGGGATGGAGAAAGCGCAAATGCGACCGATGAAAGttcaaataaagtaaacaaaatgcAGTACAGTCTCAGTGCCGTTGTTTGTTACATCGATGACAAAAGCAACGAAGATAGGAGGAACATTGTTGCATTGCTGCAAGTCGGACCACATTATCACGAAAGATCAACCGGCAGTGCAGTGTCGCAGTGGTATATCTTGAATGACTTTTG TATATCAGCTGTAACACCTCACGAGGCAGTTTGGTTCAATCTTGATTGGAAAGTCCCCTGTGTACTTCATTATACGGCGGTGCCAGCACCTGAGCCAGCACCTTTCGTTAGTCCACTTACGTATGATGTTTTTGGGGAAGACAAATGCATCGCTCGTAGTGGAGGAACAAGGGGCATCACATTTACTCCCCTAACATCTGACGAAATGCCGAAAAAAG GAGAATTGGTAGGAATCGATGCCGAATTCGTTACTTTGAATCAAGAAGAGTCTGAGCTTCGAAGCGATGGGAAAATGTCTACTATAAAACCGAGTCATATGTCGGTTGCACGTATCACTTGCATTCGAGG GCAAGGTCCTTTGGAAGGCACTCCCTTCATAGATGATTATATAAGCACTCAAGAACAGGTGGTTGATTACTTGACGAAGTTCAGTGGTATTCAACCTGGCGATTTGGATGCTAATTTCAGTAGTAAACATCTGACTACGCTCAAGTCGACGTATCAGAAGTTGCGATTCTTGGTCGACAATGGAATTATATTCGTGGGCCATGGcctaaaaaatgattttag AGTGATAAATTTAGTTGTACCGCCAGAGCAGATCGTAGATACGGTATTGCTCTTTCATTTACCTCATCATCGCATGGTGTCATTGCGATTTTTAACATGGCACTTTTTGGGTAAAAAGATTCAGTCTGAAACACACGATTCGACCGAGGATGCACGTGCAGCGCTTGAATTGTATCGCAAATACAAGGAGCTTGAAAGCTCTGGCAAGTTGGCCGAATCGTTGAAAGAGCTTTACCATGTTGGCAGTCAGCTACAGTGGAAA GTTCCGGACAGCTGA